The following coding sequences lie in one Chrysiogenia bacterium genomic window:
- a CDS encoding methyltransferase domain-containing protein, with the protein MTYPPRAHVPDELLSWLAEQQPGASAQVGKWVRALSDSYVDSHAPTAAAISAAHRLTAYARYYLPVNYPKLHLPLAELALQESLDPLRREKLRVLDLGCGPGTFLLSVLGFLGERKACPKSLELVGVDIDRRALSLLHDACEWQAARCLPETDVRVLTREADLFSPLPVEYRGRGFDVIVIGNALAEWARGAKADAAAASARVKAALSMLREGGALIVIEPALRETSRFLLEVRDVLLSEGAVHLYAPCLHSAPCPALARERDWCHERLDWELPRAIEEIDRAAGLQKGSLAFSYLVLRREAGSLADLPGGVPAGWLRARVVSDQLAEKGKRGCIACTQGGTRVYYETLDRKATRATLAALEGLRRGSLAAFAPGKPAGERTRLGEGEAPLPLLAPEAQE; encoded by the coding sequence CCTCTCCTGGCTTGCCGAGCAGCAGCCGGGTGCCAGCGCGCAAGTGGGCAAGTGGGTGCGCGCGCTCTCGGACTCCTATGTCGATTCCCATGCGCCGACGGCGGCAGCGATTTCGGCGGCGCACCGGCTCACGGCCTACGCGCGCTATTATCTGCCGGTCAATTACCCCAAGCTTCACCTGCCGCTGGCCGAGCTGGCGCTGCAGGAGAGCCTGGACCCGCTTCGCCGTGAGAAGCTGCGCGTGCTCGACCTGGGTTGCGGCCCCGGAACCTTTCTGCTCTCGGTGCTGGGCTTTCTGGGGGAGCGCAAGGCTTGCCCGAAGTCGCTCGAGCTGGTCGGCGTGGATATCGACCGCCGCGCGCTGAGCCTGCTGCACGATGCCTGCGAGTGGCAGGCGGCGCGCTGCCTTCCCGAAACCGATGTGCGCGTGCTCACGCGCGAGGCCGACCTTTTCTCGCCGCTCCCGGTGGAGTATCGCGGGCGCGGCTTCGATGTGATCGTGATCGGCAACGCGCTGGCCGAGTGGGCGCGCGGTGCGAAGGCCGACGCGGCCGCCGCGAGCGCGCGGGTGAAAGCCGCGCTCTCGATGCTGCGCGAGGGCGGGGCGCTCATCGTGATCGAGCCCGCGCTGCGCGAGACGAGCCGCTTCCTGCTCGAAGTGCGCGACGTGCTGCTCTCCGAGGGGGCGGTCCATCTCTACGCGCCGTGTCTGCACAGCGCGCCGTGCCCGGCGCTCGCACGCGAGCGCGACTGGTGCCACGAGCGCCTGGACTGGGAACTGCCGCGGGCGATCGAGGAAATCGACCGCGCGGCGGGTCTGCAGAAGGGCTCGCTGGCCTTCAGCTACCTGGTGCTTCGCCGCGAGGCCGGTTCGCTGGCCGACCTGCCCGGCGGCGTTCCCGCGGGCTGGCTGCGCGCGCGGGTGGTGAGCGACCAGCTCGCCGAGAAGGGAAAGCGCGGCTGCATCGCTTGCACGCAGGGCGGGACTCGGGTCTACTACGAGACGCTTGACCGCAAAGCCACGCGGGCGACGCTCGCCGCGCTGGAGGGCCTGCGCCGGGGCTCGCTTGCCGCATTCGCGCCGGGCAAGCCCGCCGGTGAACGCACGCGCCTTGGCGAGGGCGAGGCACCTCTGCCGCTGCTCGCCCCCGAAGCTCAGGAGTAG